One segment of Clostridium ljungdahlii DSM 13528 DNA contains the following:
- a CDS encoding nucleobase:cation symporter-2 family protein encodes MEAKRQEEQTSETGLIYGVYDKPKLLSQILLGFQHIFAAFGGIIVVPIIISSSLKLDSHTSTALISAAILVAGIATFIQSRGIGPVGARVACIMGTDITFVAPAVAVGKKFGLSGIFGATILGALIVIILSFSIKYIMKLFPPIVTGIVVCLIGLTLLPISIDWAAGGSGVQNYGSLKNIGIALTVTLITLLLNHYGKGLLSSASILIGMAAGYIICIALGMVDFSSISKASIVTLPKIFEHGITFNSSVLLPFIPAYLVSVISTVGNLRAINEISGIKDDDIIISHGVLSDGLGSVIAGIFGAMPNTSFSQNVGLIPLTKVASKFVTMTAGIILIILGLFPKFAAIINAMPQVVLGGVGIVMFGTVAAAGIQTLSKVKLNNRNLLIIATSIGLGLGVTFRPEILSNLPESLKMIFSSGISTGTIAALILNLILREEK; translated from the coding sequence ATGGAAGCTAAAAGACAAGAAGAACAAACATCTGAAACAGGATTAATTTATGGAGTTTATGATAAGCCTAAATTATTATCTCAAATTTTATTAGGATTTCAGCATATTTTTGCTGCTTTTGGTGGAATTATTGTAGTTCCAATAATTATTTCATCTTCACTAAAACTTGACTCCCATACATCTACAGCACTAATAAGTGCTGCAATTCTAGTAGCTGGAATAGCTACATTCATACAGTCTAGGGGTATTGGCCCAGTTGGAGCAAGGGTAGCCTGTATTATGGGAACGGACATTACTTTTGTAGCTCCGGCTGTAGCAGTTGGGAAAAAATTTGGACTCTCCGGTATATTCGGAGCCACTATATTAGGGGCACTTATTGTAATTATTTTAAGCTTTTCTATTAAATACATAATGAAACTTTTTCCACCAATTGTAACTGGAATAGTTGTATGCCTAATAGGACTTACACTTCTGCCAATTTCAATAGATTGGGCGGCAGGAGGTTCTGGAGTCCAAAATTATGGAAGTTTAAAAAATATAGGCATTGCGTTAACTGTAACCTTAATTACTTTACTTTTAAACCATTATGGCAAAGGACTTTTAAGCAGTGCTTCAATTCTAATTGGAATGGCAGCAGGTTACATAATTTGTATTGCTCTTGGTATGGTAGATTTCTCATCTATTTCAAAAGCAAGTATAGTAACACTTCCAAAAATATTTGAACATGGTATCACCTTTAATTCAAGTGTTCTACTTCCGTTTATTCCGGCATATTTAGTTTCTGTCATAAGTACTGTAGGAAATTTAAGAGCAATAAACGAAATATCTGGTATTAAAGATGATGATATTATAATTTCACATGGTGTACTTTCTGATGGGCTTGGAAGTGTAATTGCTGGAATATTTGGAGCTATGCCAAACACTTCTTTTAGTCAAAATGTTGGATTGATTCCCCTTACTAAAGTTGCAAGTAAATTTGTCACAATGACCGCAGGAATAATACTTATTATACTAGGATTATTTCCCAAATTTGCTGCGATAATAAACGCAATGCCTCAAGTTGTACTCGGTGGTGTTGGAATAGTAATGTTTGGAACAGTTGCTGCTGCTGGAATTCAAACTTTAAGTAAGGTAAAATTAAATAATAGGAACCTTCTCATAATAGCAACTTCTATAGGTTTAGGTCTTGGAGTTACCTTTAGGCCTGAAATTTTATCAAACCTTCCAGAAAGTTTAAAGATGATTTTTTCATCTGGTATCTCTACAGGAACTATTGCAGCACTTATATTAAATCTTATTTTAAGAGAAGAAAAATAA
- a CDS encoding AAA family ATPase gives MNKSVFYKWLKIIKKLDDMTCNAQISNCLIIEESYGDLDDSYARDKCESIFSKLSYTEKEDDENIKSKNLFNSLKLYEEFKENKLVQEIMDMPDVDPDKYDGSYELVRETVESFSRTPIDVIDVSDLDMLYFMTVGTWKVKVKYKIQKIQNSHLPIEEKKRLTKIFNSVMERARKHEYENIVGEWSVGMFSTGFYTFASKSDEESARRFISLCIRIHKSYDENEILHMAEETFKTSIKGMQAVEASVILHCLKPYIFPIINTDTIEDYVLLEEKGVIFTDPKELVNYIENTRKIKKFRDEECLFRNYKVLDMKLLSIERMKIDKSKYNEIVLNKDAIDEEDSEISVCSESTYSKKAFLNEIFMEESQYDVIYNLLRYKKNIILKGPSGVGKTLIARKFVYSIMEQRDDTRVKMIQFHEGYSYEDFVIGYRPEKNGFSLKYGIFYRFCKQAESDPRRPYYFIIDEINRGNLSKIFGEAIMLVEADKRGENYAISLPYIENLFYIPRNVYIIGTMTARKDSSRVFDCGLRRRFAFIEIEPAFNNLNFKKYIENKNEDLADSIIEKFIKLNEDIENDPFLGGDFRIGHSYFCTPKHTLSKEEYKNIIQYEILPQIAEYWSNEPYRINKWIKELME, from the coding sequence ATGAATAAAAGCGTATTTTATAAATGGCTAAAAATAATTAAAAAGTTAGATGATATGACTTGTAATGCTCAAATTTCAAATTGCCTTATAATAGAAGAATCTTATGGAGATCTAGATGATTCTTATGCAAGGGATAAGTGTGAGTCTATTTTTTCTAAACTTTCTTATACTGAAAAAGAGGATGATGAAAATATAAAATCAAAAAATCTTTTTAATTCCTTGAAGTTGTATGAGGAGTTTAAAGAAAACAAACTTGTTCAGGAAATAATGGATATGCCTGATGTAGATCCAGATAAATATGATGGGTCCTATGAGCTTGTTCGGGAAACAGTAGAATCCTTTTCAAGAACACCAATAGATGTTATAGATGTAAGTGATTTGGATATGTTGTATTTTATGACTGTGGGAACCTGGAAAGTTAAAGTAAAGTATAAGATCCAAAAAATACAAAATAGTCATTTGCCTATAGAAGAAAAGAAAAGACTAACAAAAATATTTAATTCTGTAATGGAGAGGGCTAGAAAACATGAATATGAAAATATTGTAGGTGAATGGTCTGTAGGAATGTTTAGTACTGGATTTTACACATTTGCCTCAAAATCAGACGAAGAGAGCGCTAGAAGATTTATATCTTTGTGTATAAGAATACATAAATCATATGATGAAAATGAAATCCTTCATATGGCTGAGGAAACCTTTAAAACTAGCATAAAAGGTATGCAAGCAGTGGAAGCTTCAGTTATTCTTCATTGTTTGAAGCCCTATATTTTCCCTATAATTAACACAGATACAATTGAAGATTACGTTTTGCTTGAAGAAAAAGGTGTAATTTTTACAGATCCAAAAGAGCTTGTAAATTACATTGAAAATACTAGAAAAATTAAAAAGTTTAGGGATGAAGAGTGTCTGTTTAGGAATTACAAAGTATTGGATATGAAATTACTAAGCATAGAGAGAATGAAAATAGATAAGTCTAAGTACAATGAAATTGTGCTAAACAAGGATGCTATTGATGAAGAAGATTCAGAAATATCTGTTTGTTCAGAATCTACGTATTCTAAAAAGGCTTTCTTAAATGAAATATTCATGGAAGAAAGCCAGTATGATGTTATATATAACCTTTTAAGGTATAAAAAGAACATAATTCTAAAAGGTCCATCTGGTGTTGGTAAAACCCTTATAGCTAGAAAATTTGTTTACTCTATAATGGAGCAAAGAGATGATACAAGGGTTAAGATGATTCAGTTTCATGAAGGGTATTCTTACGAAGATTTTGTCATAGGTTATAGACCAGAAAAGAATGGATTTAGTCTTAAATACGGCATATTTTATCGTTTTTGTAAGCAGGCTGAAAGTGATCCTAGAAGACCCTATTATTTTATAATTGATGAAATAAACAGAGGAAATCTTAGTAAGATTTTTGGAGAAGCTATCATGCTTGTTGAGGCTGATAAGCGTGGAGAAAATTATGCTATATCCCTACCTTATATTGAAAACTTATTTTATATACCGAGAAATGTTTATATTATAGGTACTATGACTGCACGTAAAGATAGCAGCAGAGTGTTTGATTGTGGTCTTAGAAGACGTTTTGCTTTTATTGAAATTGAACCTGCATTTAATAATTTAAATTTTAAAAAATATATCGAAAATAAGAACGAAGATTTGGCAGACAGTATTATTGAAAAGTTTATAAAACTTAATGAAGATATTGAAAATGATCCTTTCTTAGGTGGGGATTTTCGCATAGGGCACAGCTATTTTTGTACGCCAAAGCATACATTAAGCAAAGAGGAGTATAAAAATATTATTCAATATGAAATTTTACCTCAGATTGCCGAATATTGGTCTAATGAACCTTATAGGATAAATAAATGGATAAAAGAACTTATGGAGTAA
- a CDS encoding MarR family winged helix-turn-helix transcriptional regulator gives MNNKTEMYIGRKVSILSRRIHRRIDKEASQYGITAVQARILGFIYCKSNKKDIFQRDIEEELDIRRSSVTSVLQLMEKNGYIKRVSVSEDARLKKIIITEKGLQIQKKVYDFILGMEESLKDELSDEETDILVDLLDRLSEKIGDGI, from the coding sequence ATGAACAATAAAACAGAAATGTACATTGGAAGAAAAGTTAGTATACTTTCTAGAAGAATTCATAGAAGAATAGATAAAGAGGCATCACAGTATGGTATAACTGCTGTTCAAGCTAGGATACTTGGTTTTATATATTGTAAGTCCAATAAAAAAGATATATTCCAAAGGGATATAGAAGAAGAACTTGATATTAGACGTTCGTCAGTAACTAGCGTACTTCAGCTGATGGAGAAAAATGGATATATCAAAAGGGTAAGTGTTTCTGAAGATGCAAGACTTAAGAAGATAATAATAACAGAAAAAGGTTTGCAAATTCAAAAAAAGGTATATGATTTTATTCTTGGAATGGAAGAATCTTTAAAGGATGAATTAAGTGATGAGGAGACAGACATATTAGTCGATTTACTTGACAGATTGTCTGAAAAAATTGGCGATGGAATATAG
- a CDS encoding ABC transporter ATP-binding protein, with product MIRKISSYIGEFKRDSIITPIFVALEAIMETIIPLLMALIIDNGVGKGNIKYVCIVGTIMLMVSFVSLTCGALSGKYAAKASTGFARNLRRAMYYNIQNFSFSNIDKYSTAGLITRLTTDITNVQNAFQMIIRMLVRAPFMLIFAMAMSFYINAKLALVFLGAIVFLGIILYIIMTRVHPYFMEVFKKYDDLNASVQENLTAIRTVKAYVREEHEKSKFYKASETLYKYFIRAEKLIIINAPAMQFAVYTCILLLSWLGAKMIVSKSMTTGELMSLFTYTVNILMSLMIISMVFVMVIMAKSSAERIVEVLNEKSDLANPENPICKVKDGSILFNKVGFSYSKNMDNLVLENVSLKINSGETIGIIGGTGSGKSTLVQLIPRLYDTTCGTVEVGGVDVRKYDIETLRDEVSMVLQKNVLFSGTIKQNLRWGNKNASDKEIVAACREAQADEFIEKFPDKYDTFIEEGGSNVSGGQKQRLCIARALLKKPKILILDDSTSAVDTKTDALIRKAFVEEIPDTTKIIIAQRISSVQDADRIIVLNDGKIDGFGTHEELLKTNDIYHEVYESQVKGDDDDNGSK from the coding sequence ATGATAAGAAAGATATCAAGTTATATAGGCGAATTTAAAAGAGATTCTATTATAACGCCTATATTTGTTGCTTTAGAGGCCATAATGGAGACGATTATTCCGCTGTTGATGGCATTGATAATTGATAATGGCGTGGGAAAAGGAAATATAAAATATGTATGCATTGTTGGAACTATAATGCTTATGGTGTCATTTGTGTCACTTACCTGCGGTGCATTATCAGGAAAATATGCGGCTAAAGCATCTACTGGTTTTGCTAGAAACCTGCGAAGAGCAATGTACTATAATATTCAGAACTTTTCTTTTTCTAATATAGATAAATATTCTACAGCTGGTCTTATAACTAGACTAACTACAGACATAACAAATGTTCAAAATGCATTTCAAATGATAATAAGAATGCTTGTTAGAGCACCATTTATGCTAATCTTTGCTATGGCAATGAGTTTTTATATAAATGCAAAGTTAGCTCTTGTATTCTTAGGTGCCATAGTTTTTTTGGGAATTATATTGTACATTATTATGACAAGAGTACATCCATATTTCATGGAAGTTTTTAAAAAATATGATGATTTAAATGCTAGTGTACAAGAAAATCTAACTGCTATAAGGACTGTGAAAGCTTATGTAAGAGAAGAGCATGAAAAAAGCAAGTTTTATAAAGCTTCTGAAACTTTGTATAAGTACTTTATAAGAGCTGAAAAATTAATAATAATTAATGCTCCTGCAATGCAATTTGCAGTGTATACATGTATTTTACTTTTGTCGTGGCTTGGAGCAAAAATGATTGTTTCAAAATCCATGACAACGGGAGAACTTATGAGTTTGTTTACTTATACCGTTAATATATTAATGAGTCTTATGATTATTTCAATGGTATTTGTAATGGTAATTATGGCCAAGTCATCTGCTGAAAGAATTGTTGAGGTTTTAAATGAAAAAAGTGATTTAGCAAATCCAGAAAATCCAATTTGTAAAGTAAAAGATGGATCCATATTATTTAACAAAGTTGGTTTTAGTTATAGCAAAAATATGGACAATCTAGTTTTGGAAAATGTAAGCTTGAAGATTAATTCTGGTGAAACCATAGGTATTATAGGAGGAACAGGAAGTGGAAAATCTACTTTAGTTCAACTTATTCCAAGACTATATGACACTACATGTGGAACTGTTGAAGTTGGCGGAGTTGATGTTAGAAAATATGATATAGAGACTCTTAGGGATGAAGTTTCAATGGTGCTGCAAAAGAACGTATTGTTTTCTGGGACAATAAAGCAAAATTTAAGATGGGGAAATAAGAATGCTTCTGATAAAGAAATAGTTGCTGCGTGTAGAGAGGCTCAAGCTGATGAATTTATAGAAAAGTTTCCTGATAAGTATGATACTTTTATTGAAGAGGGTGGTTCAAATGTATCAGGCGGTCAAAAACAAAGATTATGTATTGCAAGGGCTCTGCTAAAAAAACCAAAAATATTGATTTTAGATGATTCTACTAGTGCAGTGGATACTAAAACTGATGCTCTTATTAGGAAAGCATTTGTAGAGGAAATACCAGATACTACAAAAATTATTATTGCACAGCGTATATCTTCAGTTCAGGATGCAGATAGAATTATTGTATTAAACGATGGAAAAATAGATGGCTTTGGAACTCATGAGGAGTTACTAAAGACAAATGATATATATCATGAAGTTTATGAATCTCAAGTGAAAGGAGACGACGATGACAATGGCTCAAAATAA
- a CDS encoding ABC transporter ATP-binding protein — MAQNNNSKPRAMGRHRGYVKPSKNSLKTLKRLLAYVIKEYKFLFLIVLVGITISSLANVIGTLFLRNLIDDYITPLLQKSNPNFGPLLKMITTMAAIYYVGVVSTYVYSRVMIIISQGSLKRIRDDIFSHMESLSISFFDTHSHGNLMSLYTNDTDTLRQMISQSIPQILAAIITVVSTFISMVYLSFPLAIVEILIVILMIYVIKNIGGKSGKYFGLQQKDLGMVNGYIEEMINGQKVVKVFCHEEEAKINFDKLNDDLYHSANNANKYANILMPIMGNIGYINYVFVAIFGSILAISGFGGFTLGGIAAFLQLTRTFSTTINQMSQQFNFVIMALAGAERIFRLLDEKPEEDAGYVSLVNAKENEKGELVETDKHTGIWAWKHPHHDGTLTYTKLLGEVVFDDVDFGYTDEKVILHNIKLYAKPGQKVAFVGATGAGKTTITNLINRFYDIQDGKIRYDGINVNKIKKDDLRRSLGIVLQDPHLFTGTVADNIRYGKLDASEEEVIAAAKLANADGFIRHLPKGYDTVITGDGGNLSQGQRQLLTIARAAIADPPVLILDEATSSIDTRTEAIVQEGMDKLMKGRTVFVIAHRLSTVKNSDVIMVLEQGRIIERGSHDDLIEQRGKYYQLYTGAFELS; from the coding sequence ATGGCTCAAAATAATAATAGTAAACCTAGAGCAATGGGCAGACATCGTGGATATGTAAAGCCTAGTAAAAACTCTTTAAAAACATTAAAAAGATTATTAGCCTATGTTATTAAGGAATATAAGTTTTTATTTCTTATTGTATTAGTAGGTATTACCATAAGTTCTCTTGCTAATGTTATTGGTACATTATTTTTAAGAAATTTAATTGACGATTATATAACACCTCTTTTACAAAAATCAAATCCTAATTTTGGACCGCTTTTAAAAATGATAACTACTATGGCAGCAATTTATTATGTTGGAGTTGTGTCAACATATGTATACAGTCGTGTGATGATTATAATTTCTCAAGGATCTCTTAAAAGAATAAGGGATGACATATTTTCTCATATGGAAAGTCTATCTATTAGTTTCTTTGATACACATTCCCATGGAAATTTGATGAGTCTTTATACAAATGATACAGATACTTTAAGGCAGATGATTAGTCAAAGTATTCCGCAAATATTAGCAGCAATTATTACTGTTGTCAGTACTTTTATTTCAATGGTATATTTAAGTTTCCCACTGGCTATAGTTGAAATTTTGATTGTAATTTTGATGATTTATGTTATCAAAAATATTGGCGGAAAAAGTGGAAAGTATTTCGGGCTTCAACAAAAAGATTTAGGTATGGTAAATGGATATATAGAAGAAATGATAAATGGCCAGAAGGTTGTTAAAGTCTTTTGTCATGAAGAAGAGGCAAAAATCAATTTTGATAAGTTAAACGACGATCTTTATCATAGTGCAAATAATGCAAATAAGTACGCCAACATTTTAATGCCTATTATGGGTAATATTGGTTACATAAATTATGTATTTGTTGCTATTTTTGGTTCTATTTTAGCCATTAGTGGATTTGGCGGATTTACTCTTGGAGGAATTGCAGCATTTTTGCAATTGACAAGAACATTTAGTACTACAATTAATCAAATGTCACAGCAGTTTAATTTCGTTATAATGGCACTGGCAGGAGCTGAACGTATATTCAGACTTCTTGATGAAAAGCCAGAAGAAGATGCAGGCTATGTATCCTTGGTTAATGCAAAAGAAAATGAAAAAGGGGAATTAGTAGAAACTGATAAGCATACGGGAATTTGGGCATGGAAACATCCTCATCATGATGGCACGCTTACTTATACAAAGCTTCTCGGAGAGGTAGTATTTGATGATGTGGATTTTGGATATACTGATGAGAAAGTTATACTGCATAATATAAAGCTTTATGCAAAACCGGGACAAAAAGTAGCCTTTGTAGGTGCTACAGGTGCAGGAAAGACTACTATTACTAATTTAATTAACCGTTTCTATGATATTCAGGATGGAAAAATTAGATATGATGGCATTAATGTTAATAAAATCAAGAAGGATGATTTAAGAAGATCTCTTGGAATTGTACTGCAGGATCCGCATCTGTTTACAGGAACAGTTGCAGATAACATTAGGTATGGAAAATTGGATGCATCAGAGGAAGAAGTAATTGCAGCAGCAAAGCTTGCAAATGCAGATGGATTTATAAGACATTTACCAAAGGGATATGATACGGTTATTACTGGAGATGGTGGAAACCTGTCACAAGGTCAAAGACAGCTATTAACTATTGCTAGAGCTGCTATTGCAGATCCACCGGTTTTAATACTTGATGAGGCTACATCCAGCATTGATACAAGAACAGAAGCTATTGTTCAAGAAGGAATGGATAAGCTTATGAAAGGAAGAACGGTATTTGTAATTGCTCATAGGCTTTCAACGGTTAAAAATTCAGATGTAATTATGGTGCTGGAACAGGGGAGAATCATTGAAAGAGGAAGTCATGACGATTTGATTGAGCAAAGAGGAAAATATTATCAGTTATATACAGGAGCCTTTGAACTGTCATAA
- a CDS encoding DUF6323 family protein, with protein sequence MNLPEIFNSLSKLQESNSINEISKLNDDLKIHDLALSVKDAKDIIRTRNNALKAQGRIELNLDVMKSIIKELGKSSYVNQDNLVETISDMYEVFHYVKNSTSDFLCDDEILKTIMFFYNTVYGGSMELIKGKGISKIVDNFRNGKDVNNIKEEEDNK encoded by the coding sequence ATGAATTTACCTGAAATATTTAATTCACTCAGCAAGTTACAGGAATCAAACAGTATAAATGAAATTTCTAAATTAAATGATGACCTTAAAATCCATGATCTTGCTCTTAGCGTCAAAGATGCAAAAGATATAATAAGGACCAGAAACAATGCATTAAAAGCTCAGGGTAGGATTGAGCTAAATTTAGATGTGATGAAATCTATTATAAAGGAGCTTGGAAAATCTTCTTATGTAAATCAGGACAATTTAGTTGAAACAATTAGTGATATGTATGAAGTATTTCATTATGTGAAAAATTCTACATCAGATTTTTTATGTGATGATGAAATATTAAAAACTATAATGTTTTTTTACAATACAGTTTATGGTGGTTCGATGGAACTTATAAAAGGCAAAGGTATTTCTAAAATTGTAGATAATTTTAGAAATGGTAAAGATGTTAATAATATAAAAGAAGAGGAGGACAATAAATAG
- a CDS encoding DUF6179 domain-containing protein, with protein MKEFIKNRNTDALYILQNLIVRYTKGKSSSIKEDTAVRILNSIYYAINAYIKSSTNSSKGFSLMVQDDIVKTYEGGIEILKKSVLECKELYGEVKENKLHIPNEVYNYMIDTVLPYFFESYDIIFAAQDITCTMDYPLVFDNMNIKGIYYIKQYLEKLKIETEFCNFFTQAAIRKLLRDYGKKYKINIIKAPINVFEILIDQSAFLVLSESSEEKLTISMGEFKRISERFLGKSKEEICLIVNRTFSKIISKFNIKNLKLIGYIKKYENSFKTRFLIACSSGNLYNMVVIDKEDNEQNYVAFEKGRKMDDYAFSCVVDEVTKCESVKDKLEIINENVHSLEDYMDILNLECLFGDEYKEAFQLLDDMSLAVLGKNVFYDDLRCNSFKLTDEKLLVYKGTLEYEWQNYYIEFLLELKEKRIRDIEKIIMDIDLGEEL; from the coding sequence GTGAAAGAATTTATTAAAAATAGAAACACAGATGCACTATATATTCTTCAAAATCTAATAGTAAGATACACAAAAGGTAAAAGCAGTTCCATAAAAGAGGATACAGCAGTTCGTATTTTGAATTCAATTTACTATGCAATAAATGCCTACATTAAAAGTTCCACAAATTCTAGTAAAGGATTTTCTTTGATGGTTCAAGATGATATAGTTAAAACGTATGAAGGTGGCATTGAAATTCTTAAAAAATCTGTGTTAGAGTGCAAAGAACTTTATGGAGAAGTAAAAGAAAACAAGCTTCATATTCCAAATGAAGTATATAATTATATGATAGATACAGTATTACCTTATTTCTTTGAAAGCTATGATATAATTTTTGCAGCACAGGATATAACATGTACTATGGATTATCCCCTTGTATTTGATAATATGAATATAAAAGGCATTTATTATATAAAACAATACCTTGAAAAATTGAAGATTGAAACTGAATTTTGTAACTTTTTTACACAGGCAGCTATTAGAAAATTACTTAGAGATTATGGTAAAAAGTATAAAATAAATATTATAAAAGCTCCAATAAATGTCTTTGAAATACTCATTGATCAGTCTGCTTTTCTAGTTTTATCAGAAAGCAGTGAAGAAAAACTTACAATATCAATGGGTGAGTTTAAAAGAATAAGTGAAAGGTTTTTAGGAAAAAGCAAAGAGGAGATATGTTTAATTGTAAACAGAACTTTTAGTAAAATTATTTCCAAGTTTAATATAAAAAACTTGAAACTTATAGGCTATATAAAAAAGTATGAGAATTCATTTAAAACTAGGTTTTTGATTGCCTGCAGCAGCGGGAATCTTTATAATATGGTTGTTATAGATAAAGAAGATAATGAACAAAATTATGTTGCCTTTGAAAAAGGCAGGAAAATGGATGATTATGCATTTAGTTGTGTTGTGGATGAGGTTACAAAATGCGAAAGTGTTAAAGACAAGCTTGAAATTATAAATGAAAATGTACATTCTCTTGAAGATTACATGGACATTTTGAATTTGGAATGTTTATTTGGCGATGAATATAAAGAGGCATTTCAGTTACTTGATGACATGTCCCTTGCTGTACTTGGTAAAAATGTATTTTATGATGACTTAAGGTGTAATTCTTTTAAACTCACGGATGAGAAGCTGCTTGTTTATAAAGGTACTTTAGAATATGAATGGCAGAATTATTACATCGAATTTTTACTAGAACTAAAAGAAAAAAGAATAAGAGACATAGAAAAGATAATTATGGATATTGATTTAGGAGAGGAACTGTAA
- a CDS encoding helix-turn-helix transcriptional regulator, with protein MKINRLIAIVVMLLNRKKISAAELAEKFEVSVRTIYRDIEAINMSGIPIASQSGNNGGFYIVDNYKINHQFLTLDDMISIVEALRNINEVLNDKNVDLAIEKVKNIVPDEKKSDFNLHFKQIFIDTLPWGFKKSSEENEKYNMIYEALENKKCMSFNYRNAKSEYISRKVEPITLVFKGFGWYLFSFCNLRQDYRIFKLSRMDTLSILNEDIHKGRISYEKYLSMNKVEKLPTKLTLKFSEKVRYRVEDSFDKDEMTFQEDGSIIVNIKFLEDEWIYSMILGYGEYVEVIKPLHVREIIKNRCKKMNDIYEKQN; from the coding sequence TTGAAAATAAATAGGCTTATTGCAATTGTTGTCATGCTTTTAAATAGAAAGAAAATATCTGCAGCAGAATTGGCTGAAAAATTTGAGGTATCTGTAAGAACTATTTATAGAGACATTGAAGCAATTAACATGTCAGGGATTCCCATAGCATCTCAGTCCGGAAATAATGGAGGTTTTTACATTGTGGACAATTATAAAATCAACCATCAGTTTTTAACGTTGGATGACATGATTTCCATAGTAGAAGCTTTGAGAAACATAAATGAAGTTTTAAATGATAAAAATGTGGATTTAGCCATTGAAAAAGTAAAAAATATAGTGCCAGATGAAAAGAAGAGTGATTTCAATTTGCATTTTAAACAAATATTTATAGATACTTTGCCCTGGGGCTTTAAAAAATCTAGTGAAGAAAATGAGAAGTATAATATGATATATGAGGCTTTAGAGAACAAGAAGTGCATGTCTTTTAACTATAGAAATGCAAAAAGTGAATATATTTCGAGAAAGGTGGAACCCATAACCCTTGTTTTTAAAGGTTTTGGGTGGTATTTATTTTCTTTTTGCAATTTAAGGCAGGATTACAGGATATTTAAACTTTCTAGAATGGATACTTTGAGTATTTTAAATGAAGATATTCATAAAGGTAGAATTTCTTATGAAAAATATTTAAGCATGAATAAAGTTGAAAAGCTGCCTACAAAACTTACTCTTAAATTTTCAGAAAAAGTTAGATATAGGGTAGAAGATTCTTTTGATAAGGATGAAATGACCTTTCAAGAAGATGGAAGCATCATAGTAAATATTAAATTTTTGGAGGATGAATGGATTTATTCCATGATACTTGGCTATGGGGAATATGTAGAGGTAATAAAACCTCTTCATGTAAGAGAGATTATAAAAAATAGATGCAAAAAAATGAATGATATTTACGAAAAACAAAATTAA
- a CDS encoding effector binding domain-containing protein: MKQKYCQSCGMPMSEELYGTEKNNKKNQEYCIYCYENGDFKQPDLTMEQMIEASVPFMVQKGMKESEARGLMANCLPNLKRWRKSKITCKTVKKDQIILVGKEIRTTNEGGKCKAAIEKLWKEFSEQKLEDKIPNKLKNGEVLGLYSEYENKEFGHYSYMVGLQVKDIGNIPDGMTYKVIPASKYYVVTVKGKMPESIGEAWGYIWNADIERTYTGDFEIYDERYDGSENSEVDIYVAVK, encoded by the coding sequence ATGAAACAAAAATACTGTCAAAGTTGTGGAATGCCAATGAGTGAGGAACTTTATGGTACTGAAAAGAATAATAAAAAAAATCAGGAATATTGTATTTACTGTTATGAAAATGGAGATTTTAAACAGCCAGATTTAACTATGGAACAGATGATTGAGGCTTCTGTACCTTTTATGGTTCAAAAGGGAATGAAGGAAAGTGAAGCAAGGGGTCTTATGGCAAACTGTCTTCCAAATTTGAAAAGGTGGAGAAAGAGCAAAATAACCTGTAAAACAGTTAAAAAGGATCAAATTATATTGGTTGGAAAAGAAATAAGGACTACTAATGAAGGTGGCAAATGCAAGGCTGCAATTGAAAAACTCTGGAAAGAATTCAGTGAGCAAAAGCTTGAGGATAAAATACCCAATAAGTTGAAGAACGGTGAAGTTTTAGGATTATATAGTGAGTATGAAAATAAAGAATTTGGGCATTATTCTTATATGGTTGGACTTCAAGTAAAAGATATAGGTAACATACCTGATGGTATGACATATAAAGTAATTCCGGCATCTAAATATTATGTGGTAACAGTAAAGGGAAAAATGCCGGAAAGCATTGGAGAAGCCTGGGGATATATATGGAATGCTGATATTGAAAGAACATATACAGGAGATTTTGAGATTTATGATGAGAGATATGATGGGAGTGAAAATTCCGAAGTGGATATATATGTGGCTGTAAAGTAA